A stretch of Endozoicomonas sp. SCSIO W0465 DNA encodes these proteins:
- a CDS encoding TIGR00730 family Rossman fold protein, whose product MKSVAIFCGARSGRKEAYRQAAEALVDSLLEQGITIVYGGGNIGLMGAIADRAIAGGGRVVGVIPHALVQQEQAHNGLNELIHVNDMHERKQKMNELADGFITLSGGAGSMDELFQEIAHKQVGYHGKPCAILNTAGYYDHLVAWLENAVDEGFLTRYWYDQLVIDHSPEELVSRMMGTKI is encoded by the coding sequence ATGAAGTCAGTCGCAATATTCTGTGGTGCCCGCTCTGGTCGCAAGGAAGCCTACCGACAGGCAGCCGAAGCATTGGTGGACTCACTGTTAGAACAAGGCATCACCATTGTCTATGGCGGTGGCAATATCGGGCTGATGGGTGCTATCGCTGATCGGGCCATTGCTGGTGGTGGAAGGGTGGTTGGCGTTATTCCTCATGCCCTTGTCCAACAGGAACAGGCTCACAATGGTTTGAATGAGTTAATCCATGTTAATGACATGCATGAGCGCAAGCAGAAAATGAATGAATTGGCGGATGGCTTTATCACACTGTCTGGCGGTGCTGGCAGTATGGATGAACTGTTTCAGGAAATTGCCCATAAGCAGGTAGGCTACCATGGCAAACCCTGTGCCATTCTGAATACGGCTGGCTATTATGATCATTTAGTAGCTTGGTTGGAAAATGCCGTGGATGAAGGTTTTCTAACCCGGTACTGGTATGACCAGCTGGTGATTGACCACTCCCCGGAAGAACTGGTGAGCAGAATGATGGGCACGAAAATATGA
- a CDS encoding YqiA/YcfP family alpha/beta fold hydrolase has product MKPLLVYLHGLNSSSQSRKAIQTTEYVQDNQLDVELWIPDLPVFPSDIVQCLQSHLKKSLNLRDIYIIGSSLGGFLGAWLQHWLLDNGHRKKARLVLINPAVVPHKRFEAFLGPQKNFHTGADWVMTDEYVAQLLLLETEPPASPENTLLMVQTGDETLDYRLAVEKYQQCTVIVQDGGSHAFDHFETMLPEILDFLGQDFPTSV; this is encoded by the coding sequence ATGAAGCCGCTACTGGTTTATCTGCATGGTCTGAACAGCTCTTCACAGTCAAGGAAGGCTATTCAAACCACAGAGTATGTTCAGGATAACCAGTTGGATGTTGAATTATGGATACCGGATCTGCCGGTTTTTCCATCGGATATTGTGCAGTGTTTACAGAGCCACCTGAAAAAGTCGCTGAACCTGCGGGATATCTACATCATTGGCAGCTCCCTTGGTGGCTTCCTGGGTGCCTGGCTGCAACACTGGTTGCTTGATAATGGGCACAGGAAAAAGGCAAGGCTGGTGCTGATTAACCCGGCCGTTGTTCCCCATAAACGATTCGAAGCGTTTCTTGGTCCCCAGAAAAACTTTCATACCGGTGCCGACTGGGTGATGACCGACGAGTATGTTGCACAGCTGCTCCTTCTGGAAACAGAGCCCCCGGCATCACCGGAAAACACGCTTCTTATGGTACAAACGGGTGATGAAACACTGGACTACCGCCTGGCGGTGGAAAAGTACCAGCAATGCACAGTGATCGTACAGGACGGCGGCAGCCACGCCTTTGATCATTTTGAGACAATGCTGCCAGAAATCTTAGACTTTCTGGGACAGGATTTTCCCACATCCGTTTGA
- the parE gene encoding DNA topoisomerase IV subunit B, which produces MVKNDYNAEAIEVLSGLDPVRKRPGMYTDTTRPNHLAQEIIDNSVDEALAGFASHIKVTLHKDQSLEVVDDGRGMPTDIHPEHGISGIELILTRLHAGGKFSSKNYQFSGGLHGVGVSVVNALSSRLEVTVRRGGIVSAISFKDGYKDEDLHETGTCGRRNTGTMVRFWPDASYFDSPRFSVPRLMHILRAKAVLCPGLRVEFDDRISEDVTEWYYEDGLNDYLKSATRGFAVLPVEPFTGSLKGESEAVDWAVQWLPEGGELLTESYVNLIPTPLGGTHVNGLRTGLLEAIREFCEFRNLLPRGVKLGGDDLWENCAYVLSAKLADPQFSGQTKERLSSRECAAFVSGVAKDAFSLWLNQHTAEAELLAELCISNAQKRMRKAKKVARKKVTQGPALPGKLADCASQDLGMTELFLVEGDSAGGSAKQARDREYQAIMPLRGKILNSWEVDSSEVLASQEIHDISVALGVDPASDNLDGLRYGKICILADADSDGLHIATLLCALFVQHFRPLVERGHIYVAMPPLYRIDVAKDVYYALDEAEKEGILERIRAEKKKGKVNVQRFKGLGEMNPLQLRETTMSADTRRLVQLTLDNEEETTQRMDMLLAKKRSSDRKLWLESRGNLVEIA; this is translated from the coding sequence ATGGTAAAGAACGACTACAATGCCGAGGCGATTGAGGTACTCAGTGGCCTCGACCCGGTGCGCAAACGCCCCGGAATGTACACCGACACCACCCGGCCAAACCATCTTGCCCAGGAAATCATCGACAACAGCGTGGATGAGGCCCTGGCAGGTTTTGCTTCCCATATCAAAGTCACCCTGCACAAAGACCAGTCTCTGGAAGTGGTGGATGATGGCCGGGGTATGCCCACCGATATCCACCCGGAACATGGCATCTCGGGTATTGAGCTTATTCTCACCCGCCTGCATGCCGGTGGTAAATTCTCCAGCAAGAATTACCAGTTCTCCGGTGGTTTGCACGGGGTGGGTGTTTCTGTGGTCAATGCGCTCTCCAGCCGCCTGGAAGTGACCGTTCGCCGTGGCGGCATCGTTTCAGCCATCAGCTTTAAAGATGGCTATAAGGATGAAGACCTCCACGAAACCGGCACCTGCGGACGTCGCAATACCGGAACAATGGTTCGTTTCTGGCCCGATGCCAGCTACTTCGACTCCCCACGATTTTCCGTACCACGGCTAATGCACATTCTGCGGGCCAAGGCAGTGCTTTGCCCTGGCCTGCGGGTTGAATTTGATGACCGGATTTCTGAAGACGTGACCGAGTGGTACTACGAGGATGGCCTGAACGACTATCTCAAAAGTGCCACAAGAGGCTTTGCCGTGCTCCCCGTTGAACCCTTTACCGGTTCCCTGAAAGGGGAAAGCGAGGCGGTAGACTGGGCCGTCCAATGGCTACCCGAGGGCGGTGAACTGCTGACGGAAAGCTATGTCAACCTGATTCCCACCCCGTTGGGCGGCACCCATGTGAATGGCCTCAGAACCGGCCTGCTGGAAGCCATCCGGGAATTCTGTGAATTCAGGAACCTGTTGCCCCGTGGCGTGAAACTCGGTGGCGATGATTTGTGGGAAAACTGCGCCTACGTATTATCTGCCAAGTTGGCAGACCCGCAATTCTCCGGCCAGACCAAGGAACGTCTCTCTTCCAGGGAGTGTGCCGCCTTTGTCTCTGGTGTGGCAAAAGATGCCTTTAGCCTCTGGCTGAACCAACACACCGCTGAAGCTGAACTGCTGGCAGAACTCTGCATCAGCAATGCCCAGAAACGGATGCGCAAAGCCAAAAAGGTTGCTCGTAAAAAAGTGACCCAGGGGCCAGCACTGCCAGGCAAACTGGCGGATTGTGCCAGTCAGGACCTGGGCATGACCGAACTGTTCCTGGTGGAAGGGGACTCAGCAGGCGGCTCTGCCAAACAGGCCCGTGACCGTGAGTATCAGGCCATCATGCCGTTGCGGGGTAAAATCCTTAACAGCTGGGAAGTAGACTCCTCAGAAGTACTGGCCTCCCAGGAAATACACGATATCTCCGTAGCCCTGGGGGTTGATCCGGCATCGGATAACCTGGACGGTTTGCGCTACGGTAAAATCTGCATTCTTGCCGATGCGGACTCTGATGGCTTGCACATCGCGACCCTGCTCTGTGCGCTGTTCGTTCAACACTTCCGCCCACTGGTGGAACGCGGCCATATTTATGTTGCCATGCCGCCGCTTTACCGGATTGATGTGGCCAAAGACGTCTATTACGCCCTGGATGAAGCAGAGAAAGAAGGCATTCTTGAACGCATCCGTGCCGAGAAAAAGAAAGGCAAGGTCAATGTGCAACGCTTTAAGGGACTGGGTGAGATGAACCCTTTGCAGTTGCGAGAAACTACGATGTCTGCAGACACTCGTCGTCTTGTTCAGTTAACCCTGGACAACGAGGAGGAGACGACTCAGCGGATGGATATGCTGCTGGCCAAGAAACGCAGTTCAGACCGCAAGCTTTGGCTGGAGTCCAGGGGTAATCTGGTTGAAATTGCTTAA
- a CDS encoding Mu transposase C-terminal domain-containing protein, translating to MKVTLTSGMQFHYNDRLCEVISWNSRIVLTLDVLSKTEIRIPEIEVLEGIENGSIKLINEETVGNERLQSKSKDLNSYDKSEKERAEYRHKFIKGLEEEGVFSISPKTQVIIDSIAENNNLKSPSWRSVSRWRKEYIKNGRSIRGLIGHLDNCGSYERKRGKLQELIDEVIKEVYLTKERISLSETHRQLETAIKEYNKQNDDDIPVPSYSTMQREIKKIPPYEIKEKREGVRQAKEEFRVTKFYAPPKRVLQRAEADHTTLDYFLLDDETLLPLGRPYITVIIDKYSRVPLGVCISFYEGSYLTVAKALKSALLPKTYLKSQFQNIKNSFPYFGKMDELTVDNAREFWSEDLKFACLDLDINLHYARVKKGWEKGSIENFFRRQNARLIENIKGKTFSSIFKKQEYDPEKEAIMTFNEFLSVFYKWLVDIYPYEEIRISNGRVLVPHKAWVSSINEVPREIFSKDSLDIILGKTEERMLKVGGVQIDYLKYDSRELSEYRARYQNNENVLIKYNPEDMGCIYVLNKFSGEYFSVPAIDIEYAGGLTYWQHKVIRRYANDFMKLSNKEGENLHAAKVELNKLVKTLVDGKSKKAASKAIAKYRGTSTKEGASVNESSRREDHQDLESLSTQTMGKRKLRNFDDE from the coding sequence ATGAAGGTAACACTAACATCTGGAATGCAGTTTCATTATAATGATCGGCTATGTGAAGTTATTTCATGGAATAGCAGAATAGTTCTAACTTTAGATGTACTCTCTAAGACAGAGATCAGGATTCCTGAAATAGAGGTTTTAGAAGGTATTGAAAATGGAAGTATTAAATTAATTAATGAAGAAACTGTTGGAAATGAAAGGCTTCAGTCTAAGAGTAAAGATTTAAATTCATATGATAAATCAGAAAAGGAAAGGGCAGAGTATCGACATAAATTTATAAAAGGTTTAGAAGAAGAAGGAGTTTTTTCTATTTCTCCTAAAACTCAAGTGATAATCGATAGCATAGCGGAGAATAATAATCTGAAGTCACCCTCTTGGAGGTCTGTAAGTCGTTGGAGAAAAGAGTATATAAAAAATGGAAGATCTATAAGGGGATTGATTGGTCACCTGGATAACTGTGGTAGCTATGAAAGAAAAAGGGGCAAACTACAAGAGTTGATTGATGAAGTTATTAAAGAGGTTTATTTGACTAAGGAAAGGATTAGCTTGAGTGAAACTCATCGACAATTAGAAACAGCGATAAAGGAGTACAATAAACAGAATGATGATGATATTCCGGTTCCATCTTATTCAACAATGCAGAGAGAAATTAAGAAAATTCCTCCTTATGAAATAAAAGAAAAGAGGGAAGGAGTAAGACAGGCCAAAGAAGAGTTCAGGGTTACTAAATTTTATGCACCCCCAAAGCGTGTGTTACAGAGAGCGGAAGCAGATCATACAACCTTGGATTATTTTTTGCTTGATGATGAAACCCTTCTACCACTTGGGAGACCTTATATAACAGTGATTATTGATAAATACTCAAGAGTGCCACTAGGTGTCTGTATCTCATTTTATGAGGGGAGTTATCTAACTGTTGCCAAAGCGCTTAAAAGTGCACTTTTGCCAAAAACATATTTAAAATCACAGTTTCAAAATATAAAAAATAGCTTTCCATATTTCGGTAAGATGGATGAGCTTACAGTTGATAATGCCAGGGAATTTTGGTCTGAAGACTTAAAGTTTGCCTGTCTTGATCTTGATATAAATCTTCATTATGCAAGAGTGAAGAAAGGGTGGGAAAAAGGCAGTATCGAAAATTTCTTTAGACGACAAAATGCAAGACTTATTGAGAATATAAAAGGTAAAACATTCTCCAGTATTTTCAAAAAACAAGAATATGACCCTGAAAAAGAAGCAATTATGACCTTTAATGAGTTTCTTTCAGTATTCTATAAATGGCTGGTTGATATCTATCCTTATGAAGAGATTAGGATCAGTAATGGTCGAGTACTTGTTCCGCATAAAGCTTGGGTTAGTAGTATTAATGAAGTTCCCAGAGAGATTTTTTCTAAAGATAGTCTGGATATAATTCTTGGAAAAACAGAAGAGCGTATGCTGAAAGTTGGCGGTGTTCAGATAGATTATCTTAAATATGATTCAAGAGAGTTATCTGAATATAGAGCAAGATATCAAAATAATGAAAATGTACTGATTAAATACAATCCTGAAGATATGGGTTGTATATATGTGCTTAATAAGTTTAGTGGTGAATATTTTTCTGTTCCTGCAATTGATATTGAATATGCTGGAGGGTTGACTTACTGGCAGCATAAAGTGATTAGGCGTTATGCAAATGACTTTATGAAACTTTCAAATAAAGAGGGTGAGAATTTACACGCAGCAAAGGTGGAGCTAAATAAATTAGTAAAGACCCTTGTTGATGGTAAGAGTAAAAAAGCCGCTTCAAAAGCCATAGCAAAATATAGAGGAACATCAACAAAAGAAGGTGCTTCCGTCAATGAAAGTAGTCGTAGAGAAGATCATCAAGACTTGGAGTCTCTATCAACTCAGACAATGGGGAAGCGTAAGCTAAGGAACTTTGATGATGAGTAG
- a CDS encoding transposase, with protein MAFLEHQQLQPEDLLRFITQQQEQIIQLKEQIELLEAEIRRLKKLPAKPDIKPNTKPPDDDTGSPDGDPSAPEGNDGASPDTSSKQKVKKPNEKTRKQRKQPRKPSAEKSIPIAATDVPEGSIRNGTTPFHVQELTIQTSSIEYLLEQWVTPDGQTITAKPPASLHGHHYGPMLQAYVLHQYHGCSVTQPELLDWLWDIGISISSGELSQLLTKGHEQFHAEKDELLTTGIRCSSYIQTDDTGTRHKGKNGYCTIINNESFAWFESTDSKSRENFVSLLHRPWSTYTFTDDALIYLEKLDYPKKWLRVLNPYRGVTFLSHEAWEECMKDLRLTGRRRQQASEAMIYGSLIQHGAGHLTTFSDGARQFDVFKHSQCWIHAERGLAKVHPVNDQQAMAQKWLRTWFWAIYDDLKDFKTEPTEKKAIKVRQGFQALIQTQTCSGLLQDALSGLAVIKEELLLVLDDPSLPLHNNLSESQIREYVKRRKISSGTRSDLGRQCRDTFASLKKTCRLYGLSFWDYLKSRLMGDGLFPRLSNLIEEASRHLPCGAASSF; from the coding sequence ATGGCTTTTCTAGAACACCAGCAGTTACAACCTGAAGATCTACTGAGATTCATCACTCAGCAGCAAGAGCAGATCATTCAGCTCAAAGAGCAGATAGAATTGCTTGAAGCAGAGATTCGTCGTCTAAAAAAACTGCCCGCAAAGCCTGACATCAAACCAAACACCAAACCTCCCGATGATGACACCGGCAGCCCTGATGGAGATCCATCCGCTCCTGAGGGTAACGATGGAGCCAGCCCAGACACCTCGTCAAAGCAGAAGGTTAAGAAGCCCAACGAGAAAACCAGAAAGCAGCGTAAACAGCCCCGAAAGCCATCGGCGGAAAAATCCATACCCATTGCTGCCACTGATGTTCCGGAGGGATCAATCAGGAATGGAACCACCCCTTTTCATGTTCAGGAACTGACAATACAAACATCCAGTATTGAATATCTTTTAGAGCAATGGGTGACACCCGATGGACAAACCATTACGGCCAAACCGCCAGCCAGCCTTCATGGACATCATTACGGGCCAATGCTGCAGGCCTACGTTCTGCACCAGTATCATGGTTGCTCCGTTACCCAGCCAGAACTGCTGGACTGGCTATGGGACATTGGAATCTCTATTTCCAGCGGGGAACTCAGCCAGCTTCTGACGAAAGGACACGAGCAGTTCCATGCTGAGAAAGATGAGCTGTTGACTACAGGTATTCGCTGTTCAAGTTATATCCAGACAGACGACACGGGAACAAGGCATAAGGGGAAGAACGGTTACTGCACCATCATCAATAACGAGTCCTTTGCCTGGTTCGAGAGCACAGACAGCAAAAGCCGGGAAAATTTCGTAAGCCTACTGCACCGCCCATGGTCAACTTACACGTTCACCGACGATGCCTTGATCTATCTGGAAAAACTGGATTACCCCAAAAAGTGGCTACGCGTTCTTAATCCATACAGAGGCGTCACCTTCCTGAGCCATGAAGCCTGGGAAGAATGTATGAAAGACCTGAGACTAACTGGTAGACGGCGCCAGCAGGCCAGTGAAGCCATGATTTATGGCAGCCTGATACAGCATGGAGCAGGACATCTTACCACCTTCAGTGATGGGGCAAGGCAGTTCGACGTTTTCAAACACAGCCAGTGCTGGATACATGCAGAGCGAGGGCTGGCAAAAGTTCATCCGGTCAATGATCAGCAGGCCATGGCTCAGAAATGGCTTCGGACATGGTTCTGGGCCATTTACGATGACCTTAAAGACTTCAAGACAGAGCCAACTGAAAAAAAGGCAATAAAAGTACGACAGGGGTTCCAGGCGCTGATCCAAACCCAAACGTGCAGTGGGCTTCTTCAGGATGCTCTGTCAGGGTTGGCTGTAATCAAGGAAGAGCTATTACTGGTTCTGGATGACCCGAGCTTACCGCTGCACAACAACCTGAGCGAGAGTCAGATACGAGAATATGTTAAACGACGAAAGATCAGTAGTGGGACGCGAAGCGATTTGGGGCGGCAATGTCGCGACACCTTTGCCAGCCTGAAAAAAACGTGTCGCCTGTATGGTCTCTCTTTTTGGGATTATCTGAAAAGCCGACTAATGGGCGATGGGTTATTTCCGAGATTGAGTAACCTGATTGAGGAGGCTTCACGTCATCTTCCGTGTGGTGCTGCCAGCAGTTTTTGA
- a CDS encoding TniB family NTP-binding protein, whose product MLPAVFEKLLKELLQFCFDSFDGATEPTCFLLIGDSGLGKSLVAELFHKSYPDYEEDLGDRINSIKPIVRFSLPSHAKRYEAIRAFLKAIGDPRWDSSDSFDLKNARLIDYLRDTCKTKMIIIDEFHHLTQAMSSAEIVFTADWLKLLIKETKIPIVGIGMPWAQRIQSNNQQMGTIFTMVEELFPFKISDEDSLEIYCSFLNTLSSRLKKEFSIDAGCLIEPEVLFPLFISSNGCPKLIMKLIAHASSLSEVRVLNVKTFYNLYRFHFGSSKPNPFVPEYKDMKAVQIESSPDWDKSKKKIVLPNSRELSVRDIFTLGRSAGFF is encoded by the coding sequence GTGCTGCCAGCAGTTTTTGAGAAATTACTCAAAGAGTTATTGCAATTCTGCTTCGATAGCTTTGATGGAGCTACTGAGCCTACATGCTTTTTGCTTATCGGTGACAGTGGTCTAGGAAAGTCACTGGTTGCAGAATTGTTTCATAAATCTTATCCTGACTATGAAGAAGATTTAGGTGACAGAATTAATTCAATTAAACCGATTGTACGTTTTTCTCTTCCTTCCCATGCTAAAAGATACGAAGCAATTCGAGCCTTTTTAAAGGCTATAGGTGATCCTCGTTGGGATTCAAGTGATTCATTTGATCTCAAAAATGCGCGTCTTATAGATTATCTTAGAGATACCTGTAAGACTAAGATGATTATCATTGACGAGTTTCATCATTTAACGCAGGCAATGAGCAGTGCTGAAATTGTTTTTACTGCTGATTGGTTGAAGCTTCTAATAAAGGAAACTAAGATCCCGATCGTTGGTATTGGTATGCCTTGGGCTCAACGTATCCAAAGTAATAATCAGCAAATGGGGACAATATTTACAATGGTCGAAGAGTTGTTTCCTTTTAAAATAAGTGATGAAGATAGTCTTGAAATATACTGCAGTTTTTTGAATACATTATCCTCAAGATTGAAAAAAGAATTTTCAATAGATGCTGGTTGTTTAATTGAGCCAGAAGTGTTGTTTCCATTATTTATATCGAGTAATGGCTGCCCCAAGCTAATCATGAAGCTAATTGCTCATGCGTCATCATTATCCGAAGTGAGGGTTTTAAATGTAAAAACATTTTATAATCTATATAGGTTTCATTTTGGTTCTTCTAAGCCAAATCCATTCGTGCCTGAATATAAGGATATGAAAGCTGTTCAGATTGAATCAAGCCCAGATTGGGATAAGTCTAAGAAGAAGATAGTTCTACCAAACTCCAGAGAGTTGAGTGTACGAGACATCTTTACCTTAGGTCGATCAGCAGGTTTTTTTTGA
- a CDS encoding TniQ family protein: MDREIGCSPFLSRPKVFPDETLESYLIRVARSNSISLRSLIRFICLGIDGVEDSSVPGFDEFNLFHANLHPEIRYRGVDQLAARVGITSQSLRDITLSRSITKCSNNLSNFIYQNVKIPNTLYRRYFVPVCPACLAESGYIRQYWHVSINIICPTHKVFLIDKCPKCGVSISYIKNRSISNCSCGFDLKKATSTSLSINLEYDLLLETSSLIAHAFNKGIVFESEKLSCLGSNVFHLFCFALFYFRYIDDGNSISEYGVDSDKILAFHDFLRDWPVAYKDFLENKVIKG; this comes from the coding sequence GTGGATAGAGAAATTGGTTGTTCGCCATTCTTAAGCAGGCCTAAAGTCTTCCCAGATGAAACGCTAGAAAGCTATTTGATAAGAGTTGCAAGATCAAATAGTATTTCGCTGAGAAGTTTGATTAGATTCATATGCTTAGGTATCGATGGCGTAGAAGATAGTTCTGTCCCTGGATTTGATGAATTTAATCTGTTTCATGCTAATTTGCACCCCGAGATTCGTTATAGAGGCGTTGATCAGCTGGCAGCCAGAGTTGGCATTACAAGTCAATCGCTACGAGATATAACCTTGAGCAGATCGATAACCAAGTGCTCAAATAATCTATCAAACTTTATTTACCAAAATGTAAAAATACCAAATACTCTGTATCGAAGGTATTTCGTTCCGGTTTGCCCTGCCTGTTTGGCCGAAAGTGGATATATACGGCAGTATTGGCACGTATCTATCAATATAATCTGTCCGACACATAAAGTTTTTTTGATTGATAAGTGTCCAAAGTGTGGGGTCTCTATTTCTTATATAAAAAACAGGAGCATCTCTAACTGTTCGTGTGGGTTTGATTTGAAAAAAGCCACTTCAACCTCTCTATCTATAAATCTTGAATATGATTTGTTATTAGAAACCTCGAGTTTAATTGCTCATGCTTTTAATAAAGGTATTGTATTTGAATCAGAAAAATTATCCTGCCTGGGTAGTAATGTATTTCATCTGTTCTGCTTTGCGCTTTTTTACTTTCGCTATATTGATGATGGCAATTCTATTAGCGAATATGGTGTTGACTCAGATAAGATACTAGCTTTTCATGATTTTCTACGCGACTGGCCAGTTGCTTATAAAGACTTCTTGGAAAATAAAGTGATAAAAGGCTAA
- a CDS encoding IS1595 family transposase, producing the protein MQSELFQNFIDSISTLTSEQRDILNNSLLSTQIEVTEVVETTDSEPVYSESIPNNDNATPDVEKSILAQFAENPRCPKCKSHSVGRWGIRNGRQRYHCKTCDSTFNAFSGTPLARLRHPEKWNKYLAGMTHSMVLRPAAAENAIDLKTAFRWRHRFLEVINNDQAEELCGITELDETFFRESFKGQREGLPRPTRKRGNDPNKARKVPVMVARDRNRNTVDGVLENESANELCRHLNGRISIQATVCADAHLAHEKLADKLGFVFKELVTSAGQHVVEGIYHIQTVNSYHSHLKRWIGGVFQGVATRYLPHYLAWRRELTAAKKLTVGRLISRITEHWCFQPLTVT; encoded by the coding sequence ATGCAATCTGAACTCTTCCAGAATTTTATTGATTCCATTTCAACATTAACCAGTGAACAGCGAGACATTCTTAACAACTCGCTCCTTAGTACTCAAATAGAGGTTACCGAGGTAGTAGAAACCACTGACTCTGAACCTGTTTACAGTGAATCTATACCCAATAACGATAATGCAACACCTGACGTAGAAAAGAGCATACTTGCCCAATTTGCCGAAAACCCCAGGTGCCCCAAATGCAAAAGCCATAGCGTTGGTCGCTGGGGCATACGAAATGGCCGACAGCGCTACCACTGCAAGACTTGCGACTCAACGTTTAACGCCTTTAGTGGAACGCCTTTGGCAAGGCTCAGGCACCCTGAAAAATGGAACAAGTACCTCGCAGGTATGACTCACTCTATGGTCTTGCGACCAGCTGCTGCTGAGAATGCCATTGACTTGAAAACTGCGTTCCGCTGGCGTCACCGCTTTCTTGAAGTGATTAATAATGATCAAGCAGAAGAGCTTTGTGGCATTACTGAGCTTGATGAAACATTTTTCCGTGAATCCTTCAAAGGGCAAAGAGAAGGCCTTCCACGGCCAACCCGAAAGCGGGGTAATGATCCCAACAAAGCCCGAAAAGTCCCGGTAATGGTGGCTCGGGACCGTAATCGAAATACCGTTGACGGTGTATTAGAAAACGAAAGTGCTAATGAATTGTGCAGGCATTTAAATGGCCGCATATCGATACAGGCCACGGTCTGTGCGGATGCACACCTCGCTCACGAAAAACTTGCTGACAAGCTTGGATTTGTCTTCAAGGAGCTGGTGACATCAGCAGGTCAACATGTTGTTGAAGGCATCTACCACATCCAGACTGTAAATTCTTATCACAGTCATTTAAAACGCTGGATTGGCGGCGTATTCCAAGGGGTTGCAACTCGTTACCTTCCCCATTATCTGGCCTGGAGGCGAGAACTGACGGCAGCAAAAAAATTAACTGTTGGCCGGTTGATCAGCAGAATTACTGAACATTGGTGCTTCCAACCATTAACGGTAACTTAG
- the istB gene encoding IS21-like element helper ATPase IstB, which yields MINETLARLRSLRLTGMADALNQQLDQPGTYSSLSFEERLSLLTEQEETERNNKRLARLLRSARFKLAARIHDIDYEHPRGLKQNQMASLSGGGWLDRYRNLLITGPCGSGKSYLACALGHMACLKGYSVRYYRMSRLLDELILAHGDGSYSRQLKQLAKVDLLILDDWGLEPLTQQQRNDLLEVMDDRHEQGSTLVTSQLPTRKWHASIGDETLADAILDRLMHNAHRIELKGESMRKKLGKLDAVEHLV from the coding sequence ATGATCAATGAAACACTGGCTCGCCTTAGGTCACTGCGACTGACCGGAATGGCAGATGCCCTCAATCAACAGCTGGACCAGCCGGGCACCTACAGTAGCCTTAGCTTTGAAGAACGACTGTCGTTGCTTACTGAGCAGGAAGAAACAGAGCGAAACAATAAACGTCTGGCTCGGCTGCTCAGAAGCGCCCGGTTTAAACTGGCTGCCCGGATACACGACATTGACTATGAACACCCCAGAGGTCTCAAACAGAACCAGATGGCCAGCCTGTCTGGAGGAGGCTGGCTTGACCGGTACAGGAACCTGTTGATCACCGGACCTTGTGGTTCCGGTAAGAGCTACCTGGCCTGCGCCCTTGGGCACATGGCTTGTCTGAAAGGCTACAGTGTCCGGTACTATCGGATGTCCAGGCTACTGGATGAACTGATCCTTGCCCACGGTGATGGCAGCTACAGCAGGCAGTTGAAACAACTGGCAAAAGTAGACTTGCTGATTCTGGACGACTGGGGCCTGGAACCACTGACGCAGCAACAAAGGAACGATCTGCTGGAAGTCATGGATGACAGGCACGAGCAAGGTTCCACGTTGGTTACCAGTCAATTGCCCACCCGGAAGTGGCATGCCAGCATTGGTGATGAAACTCTGGCCGACGCCATTCTTGACCGGCTTATGCACAATGCCCACCGGATTGAACTCAAAGGCGAATCCATGCGCAAAAAGCTTGGAAAATTGGACGCAGTTGAACACCTGGTCTAA